tcctcttcactTCACCACATACCCTCTCTTCCCTTATCCCTTTCCCTATCCCTTTCATCGCCATTACGCTGTTAATCCCCATCCCAATATCTGGGTTTCTGAAGGAACCCCTGAAGGAGAACGGAATAATAATAAGAAACCCCACTCTTTTTCTTGCCCCCTTTCTGACTGATTCAATTTTAGCCTTTCGtttcttttgattcaaattatcatctcttttttatttttctttttttttttaaaaaaatttgaaccTATTATTCTTTATTAACCCTCAAAAGATGGCGATTGCTTGGTCTGAAACCGCTGCTTCAATGGAGGCTTTATCTTTGTCTCCTCCTATGTCCCCACCCGTCATCCTAACCCAAGACGAATTGAAAAAAATCGCCGCTTACAAAGCCGTTGAGTTCGTTGAGTCGGGTATGGTTTTGGGTCTGGGTACGGGTTCGACTGCCAAACACGCCGTGGATCGAATCGGGGAGTTGCTCCGGCAAGGCAAGCTCAGCAACATCGTCGGAATTCCCACATCGAAGAAAACGCAGGAACAAGCTGTTTCTTTGGGTATCCCACTTTCAGATCTCGACAACTATCCCACCATTGATTTAGCCATCGACGGGGCGGATGAAGTGGACCCGCATCTCAATCTGGTGAAAGGGAGAGGTGGGTCGCTTTTAAGAGAGAAAATGGTGGAAGGAGCATGCAAGAAATTTGTTTGTATTGTTGACGAATCCAAATTGGTTAAACATTTGGGAGGGAGCGGTTTGGCTTTGCCGGTTGAAATCGTTCCCTTTTGCTGGAAATTTACTGCAAATAAGCTCCAAAAGTTGTTCCAAGGGTCGGATTGCGTGGCCAAGCTGAGGAATGATGGTGAAGGGAAGCCATTTGTGACAGATAACGGGAATTACATCGTGGATTTGTATTTGAAGAAAGAAATGGGGGATTTGCAGGTTGCAAGCGATGCTATTTTGAGGATTGCGGGTGTGGTTGAACATGGGATGTTTCTTGATATGGCCACCACTGTTATTGTTGCAGGTGAGCTTGGAATTACTATCAAGGATAAGTAGAACTATTGGGGGCGGGGGGCAATTATTCTAACCCTTTTTCGTATTTACTGAATTACAACTATTGCTTTCAGATTTACCTTTTGGCATCTATATTGATTGATGATGGGAAGAGAGGTCTTCACTAGTAAGTTTGTTGAGGCAATTAATTATAATTGTAAGGGAAGATTGGGTTTAGGAATGTTAGGATTGTGACAGCAATTGAGCTATCAATTGTTATGATAATTTTAATCTTACAATCAATAGTTtttccaaataaaaaaaaaaaatagtccaATTCAACTCATTTGATAAAACTTCAAAGTCATGCTGAAATGGTGATAAGCA
This window of the Gossypium arboreum isolate Shixiya-1 chromosome 12, ASM2569848v2, whole genome shotgun sequence genome carries:
- the LOC108477146 gene encoding probable ribose-5-phosphate isomerase 2 isoform X2, which produces MAIAWSETAASMEALSLSPPMSPPVILTQDELKKIAAYKAVEFVESGMVLGLGTGSTAKHAVDRIGELLRQGKLSNIVGIPTSKKTQEQAVSLGIPLSDLDNYPTIDLAIDGADEVDPHLNLVKGRGGSLLREKMVEGACKKFVCIVDESKLVKHLGGSGLALPVEIVPFCWKFTANKLQKLFQGSDCVAKLRNDGEGKPFVTDNGNYIVDLYLKKEMGDLQVASDAILRIAGVVEHGMFLDMATTVIVADLPFGIYID
- the LOC108477146 gene encoding probable ribose-5-phosphate isomerase 2 isoform X1 produces the protein MAIAWSETAASMEALSLSPPMSPPVILTQDELKKIAAYKAVEFVESGMVLGLGTGSTAKHAVDRIGELLRQGKLSNIVGIPTSKKTQEQAVSLGIPLSDLDNYPTIDLAIDGADEVDPHLNLVKGRGGSLLREKMVEGACKKFVCIVDESKLVKHLGGSGLALPVEIVPFCWKFTANKLQKLFQGSDCVAKLRNDGEGKPFVTDNGNYIVDLYLKKEMGDLQVASDAILRIAGVVEHGMFLDMATTVIVAGELGITIKDK
- the LOC108477146 gene encoding probable ribose-5-phosphate isomerase 2 isoform X3; protein product: MAIAWSETAASMEALSLSPPMSPPVILTQDELKKIAAYKAVEFVESGMVLGLGTGSTAKHAVDRIGELLRQGKLSNIVGIPTSKKTQEQAVSLGIPLSDLDNYPTIDLAIDGADEVDPHLNLVKGRGGSLLREKMVEGACKKFVCIVDESKLVKHLGGSGLALPVEIVPFCWKFTANKLQKLFQGSDCVAKLRNDGEGKPFVTDNGNYIVDLYLKKEMGDLQVASDAILRIAGVVEHGMFLDMATTVIVAGAELGFR